In the Hirundo rustica isolate bHirRus1 chromosome 2, bHirRus1.pri.v3, whole genome shotgun sequence genome, TGGTATCTGGTTTAAAACTAGCCTAGATCTAGGTACCTCAACAGATTATGTCCTTAGTGGGGTCcagatttcttttccagcagtTCCTAACATCATCTCTATGTGATGTGGTATCCCTCTCCGCTGGCTTTGTTTCTGCTTCAGGTACTACCTTTCAATGCCTAACTTTTGTACCTGGCTATTTTTGAGGGCTTTCCAATCATTCTTATCAAGTCATCagtgacttttttcccctcttttaagATTCTCAGATGGCCCTGCATGACATGCATTTCTCTgtgggttttgctttgcttgaaCACTTCAACAGTTGCCACATTACAATAGTTGCTAGTAGTCCTTTAGTTGGTATAAGAACTCCTAtcctttgctgtgttttttattCCTAATAGGAAGGCAGGAAATTACATACATCCAGACTTGTTTGCAGTTTCACTTCAGAACTACACTATAGATCAGGTGTCAGATGGATTAGAGACTTACAGGAATTTATGTATTCTATAATCATTAAATAGCACAGCTAACAAATTACAGCTGTGCTAAGGAGGCTgtgttgtattttcttcagaaagctgCTAGCACAACTACTTACCTGAGCTGTCTATCTTGGAAATACAAGTCAAGCCCAACAGTTTACCTTTGTGAGATGATGTATGCTGTCACTTTATACACCACAATGtagtatttaattaaaaaggaatttgaGAGGAGATAAAGAAATTACTCTGATGGAACAAATGGCCCTGGTTTTCATAGTTCTACATAATAATCTAACATTACTGATTAGGTCTCATCACAATCATGTTTTAGTTTTTCCTATAACTAAATTGCATGTTTTCCCATCTCCACCCCAAGATAAGTGAAATGTTGTTCACTAAATTAAGCCTTCATTATACGGATTTTTTTGTTCAACGTGTAAACCGTGTTCTCTCCAATTTGTAGATTCTTGTGGACACTGTTTGGGCTTTGTCCTACTTAACAGATGGTGGAAATGAACAGATACAAATGGTGATTGATTCGGGAGTTGTACCTTTTCTAGTTCCACTTCTGAGTCATCAGGAGGTTAAAGTTCAGGTAAGTCTGATTCAGTTGTGTTTGAATAGTCCTTTGTATGCTGTTTGCTAAAAAAATGTGCCAGACAGTATTTATTAGTGGGGTTAATTAGATGAACATTTATAGCTACATTTTGTGCAGgtaaaactgaggaaaaaatgttacgtagactggggaaaaaatactaaaaagaaagaaaactcaagCAAAACAGTACTAACACAGTTTTAAGTAAAGTGACGGGTTAAACATTAGCTTCCATTATGTGATTACAAGAGGTGCCTTCCTTTTGTAGtcctaaaatatttaatgacaACAGATTTTACGATTTCCAGAATTCAAGTAATATACCCTCTTTCTGGTGCTGCATACATGGTTCTGCATATTCTATCTGAATAGCTCATGGAAATCAGTATTTTGGAACCTTTAGAGTATGGAAATATTTGCAGATGCTGACTCCTTTAAGTAAACTAAATTTGTAATTAGCTGTGAAAGGTTAACTGACCTTACTTGATTCATTTTAGAGACAATGTGAAACTAAAAGTTAATGTGTACTGGGTTTTTTATGAACCATGCACTCTAATACGGAGCTCTTCTGTGTGTCTATGCATTTGACATGTTTGTTTAGTTTGTACTTTGGATAAGATTTGGCTGTCTTGAAATTTGTCAGAGTAGTTAGCTTGATGAAAGAAGTCTCTCCAGTATTCTGTCACTTGTAAAGAAAGCATTTACTGACCAATACATAAAGATGTAAAATCCATTTCTGAAATCACCTGGGACTCAGTAGTTGTGAAGTTTTGAATGCCCTAGTAGGGAGCTGAATGGAGAAGTGAGCAGCCTCAGCAGACATAGAGCCTAGAAGCTGTTGTTGGAATTGTAACACAGATCAGGTACATGATGAATGAATCTTGTTAAGgttttaatattcttttaatttgtaATCCTTGTGATTTATTCTGTGCTGTACTGTGTCTTTTGATGAAACAGTATCCATTTTTCTGATGTAGCACAGAGGACAAAGTGCTAAATTGTATTTTGCAAAGTGTTTTTATAAAGAGACATCTTAAAATGATCTTTGTTATAGCATAAGTAACAGCTATGTCTTTAACgtgcaatttcttttccttcccactttGGATATTcagacagcagcactgagagcagtAGGCAACATAGTAACTGGTACTGATGAGCAGACACAAGTTGTTCTCAATTGTGATGTTTTGTCTTATTTCCCACATCTCCTGACGCATCCAAAAGAGAAGATAAACAAGGTATGATTTCCTTCTTCctaaattagtattttttttaagaaataaaacagtagCCTGTGGAATATTACAGAAGAGTCTCCTATAGCTATTTCTGGCATGTGAGCAATTTTGTATAAAGATGCAGCCTTTGAGGCTGGTGCTTAATTAGGACTGAAATCAGCCATAGTGAGTATCTGTGCATTGGTGCTGATGCTTCGTGTTTTCTGGGAGGAGTGAAGGGTTTTGCCTTGGAGTGAGATACTTTTCATTTGCAAAGTGAGTAACTGGCTAACTTCAGTTACAGTTTTTCATCATTTTAGTTGAGTCCAGTGAGTTACATAAGACTGATCCAGTTTTCCCACTCTACCTTTTCATAGTGAAGTTTGTTCACTTGTTCATCCTTACCTTAAAGGAAGGAGGGTGTATCATGGTCCTTTCCTGAAAATTGTCTCTGCATTTCATCTCCTTCCTTTTGGCAGAAATAACTTCACTGCTGCAAGGATTGGGTGGAATAGGGGGAGTTTGAAAGTGATCAGTGCCTCCTTTTCCCGAGCTGTATTTCATGTTAGCTGGTTTTTTTTAGTCATTGTGCCATCTTCTGTTGCAAAGGTGGTCTGGCTGAGGAGAAGGCTTTTTTGTTTAGATTATGTGATTCCCCCATATCACTGAGGAGAAATCTATTTGTGAAGAATCTCTGTTTCTTCAGGCCCTGTCAGCTATGAAGATCTCTGAAGAAGTTACCTTTGACAGTCAAACtgatgtgatttatttttgccTGTCCTCTTAACTCTCACAAAAGAATGATGAAAAGCTCTTTCGAATGccaaggaattatttttgttaaaaataaatgtccaaaaatgctttgttttgtttcaagtCTATATTGTGAGAggtaaatagaaataaaagcaagataCACAGCCTTAGAAAAGTGGGAACACATGTTCTTTTCCTGCAGTACTTCATAATTGCCTGCTTTCCACATCTTTTACTTAAGATTGGAGCCTTTTTTAAGATGTTCTGGATTGTCATGACAAGTATCCCCCTTTGTAACTGGGAATTTATAACTGCCATGAGATAGGTGGTAGCAATGTGGGTGAACCTCCCTGAGCAGTCACAGGACAGAGTTCCATGTGTGAAACTTGAATGAGATTTGTGGACACCACTTCATGTTAGACAGAGAAAATGGGAGGTGGAGTCCTTTTATCATAGCAGGTACTACTGAGCTGTCAGTAACAGGATTACAGGACAAGTCCTTTTTTTATGGTGCTTTACCAGTTTTCCTATTTTCCATGTAAAACTGAAGGTTTAAAGCCTGTCTGTGACTCCAGCAGTGCAAAGTGGGTATAAGGTTTACATCAGTATTACTCCTGATGTATGGAGACGCTCCTTGTGTGAGAGAGAATCTGGCCCTGTGAATCAATCATATGAATTTTACATTGATTCCCTGTTGTCTTTGACAGTGCAATAAAAGTTTGTGTGCTAGAAGTGCTACTGAGGAGAAGGCCTGTTTAGTGATTGCTCATGACATGATGTTAGGTTTTTAGGTTTAGTTGAGTTCTTTTTTCTCATCTGCTGACTAGTTTTTAAaagtgctttgcttttttgctttatcCCATTGTAGGAAGCAGTTTGGTTCCTTTCCAATATCACAGCAGGAAACCAGCAACAAGTTCAGGCTGTAATAGATGCTGGGCTAATCCCCATGATCATACACCAGCTGGCTAAGGTCAGTCAAGCTATCAGCTATGCAAGTTGTCATCCTCTTTTTATAAATCTGACATGAGGAGTTTGTGATTTTTAATAAGTTTGACTGATGTTTCCATGCTAATTTTAATGAgctaattattttattcttcaggGGGACTTCGGGACACAAAAGGAAGCTGCTTGGGCAATTAGCAATTTGACAATAAGTGGGAGAAAAGATCAGGTATGTGCAGTGGGATATCAAGCTGTCACTGAAATGTTGCACATGCGGCCATTTGTGTAAGAAGCATAAtgttgaaagcttttttttttgtttgttttgtaattaTTTAGGTTGAATACCTTGTACAACAAAATGTAATTCCACCATTCTGCAATCTACTCTCAGTAAAGGATTCTCAAGTGGTACAGGTGGTGCTGGATGGCCTAAAAAACATCCTGATAATGGCTGGTGATGAGGCTAGCACTATAGCTGAAATTATAGAAGAGTGTGGAGGTAAGAGCTTActaggcttttaaaaaatttaattgtCTAGATGTTATTCTGTctcctgttgctgctgttgaTGTTTACTGCGGTGTTATTTAACATGGGCTATTTGAGTAAACAAGGGAGACTTTTTAATGAGAGacattactctttttttctgtttatttcagtttggaGAGGACTGTGTAGAGGCAATTGTTGAAGGAGCTTTCTGTAGCTTAGGTATTTTTTAGGTTTCAATGAGAATTGTAATTCTTTTCATTTGATAATTGCAGATACTTTGTCCTGCAGTAAACCACACAATTCTTGCTCTAGTTCATTGCCTTGGAAGCAGTTTTAGGATCATAATTTCATTACAGACCAAAGCAGGATGAGGAGTCTTTTCAATATCACAATGCAAGTTGTAGCATATGCTAGTTAAAGTATTATAATAAAGAGATATTGAAGAACATAATGCACTGGAAGCTTTTCCCTTGTGTTATTCCATATCCAGTCTGAAAATGGGACTAATCTTTTAGCTGCTTTTTCACCTTGCTGTCTTAAACTTACAGGCAACACACAGATGTAGCCACTACTTTTCAGGGATACACACAAAGCACAGTGACTAACCCAAAAGTTATGGAGTAgacagaagttttaaaaaataagagttttATCTAAACAAAGAGAAGACCCCATTATccattgttcataaaatggactATTCCCTGGCATGTAAAGTTCACTAATTCGTTCTCTTTCCTCTTAGAGACAAAGATAGCTGCTGTGTAGATCGTATTTTCAAACTGAGCTATATCTAGTGTGTTTCAGTAGTaatgtttaataatttttcttatttttttaaaatagtcaGTAACTCTGGTTTAATCTTACAAAActcttctccatttttttttattcagggTTAGAGAAAATCGAAGCCTTGCAACAGCACGAGAATGAAGACATTTATAAACTAGCATTTGAAATTATAGATCAATATTTCTCTGGTGATGATGTAAGTATGCTGAAGATGGAAAAGTATATGCACTGTGCTCTTAGCTTAGTAAGTACATTGTCACTGTTCCTCAGCTCCAGTGGTCACGAACATACGTTATCTCCAAAGTCAGTTTTCCTGGTCCTCAATTTAAAGTCCTTGAAGAGTTTCTCAATACCAGGACTTTTCTTTAGCAAAATCAAGAGGACTGCTCTAGTTTTGCCTATCAAATGGATCGATGCTCACGCAATTTTGTTAGATTGTCGTGTAATTACTTGTGATTAGAATCTAAACAGTTTTCTGGCTCTCCTTTTTATTTgctctcctttttattttttcatacatCAATCTTTGAAAGGGGCAGCAGATCCTTACTTtcagatttttgtattttaacttGTATTTGCTCAGTCTGGATTCTGCAGTGAAAAGAGTCATCAAAACTATTAACACTTTCTGCACTATTAACACTTTAATCTAGACCATCCAATATCTTGTTGCCCCCAGATTAGGTATTTTGACCCTCTGGTTCtagctcctcctgcttctggcTGCTTGTGAGTTCCTGAGGAGAGCATCAACATGCAATTGGAAGACAAATTATCTTTTCTGGGCTGTCCAGGGTGTCTGTAGTTCTACAGCCTAGCAGAACTATGTTTTGAGTTCTTCTCTTAAATTGAACTCTCCAAATACCAGATCTAACTTCAGGACTCAATATTTTCAATTCATGGGCCCATCATGTGATTGGGAAGTTAGTCACCAGAGGTTAAGATATGTGAAAAGTTCCCTATGCCTGTAGTGATTCTGTGAGCAGTGTCTTAGAGTCTCCACAGAGACTCTTAAGACTTCTGTGTGTAGCTGAAGAGCACAGTCTGATTGATGTGGGTAGAAAAACATCCCCTTTGAGGTTAGTACTCCCTTTTGTGCATTCACTTTTTACATTAACACAATTTAATCTATGCCTGATGGGCTGAATATGCCTTCTTTACTCAAGAGCAAGACTTTCCTTCAGATTATTATATTGTTACTGTTTTCTGGAGCTTCTGAAACTCAGAATTGTAGAAATTCCATGATTGCTTCAGGGAGGCAAGAGATTGGTTATGGTAGCCTGATTGGCCGTGTCAAGGTGGACTGTCCAGGAATGTTCTTGCCTTGTGTCACTTCAGCCTCTTCTGTGTTCTCATGAGATGTTGCTGGCTGCTCCACGTCCCTTCATTGCTAATCTCAAGTGCTCCTTTGCTGAGCCCTGTGAAGTGCACAGCCTGGACTTTAGGACCAGCACTAACAGCTTCCTGACTTGAGTTTCTGTGTTGAAGGCCGGTGAGCTTCGGTGGGGTTACTTTGTGGTATCCCGGCAGAAGTGGTAGTTCATCAAACAAAAAGGTTTTGTGGAACAATCTGAAACCAGACACGGTTTTTGTGTGGGCATGACATGCAGATCGGTGCTGTCACAAAAGgcctcagtctcttctccctggtTTAGACAGTGTCACCCAAAGTAAAGAGAGAGATTTTTAGGTGAGTCAGTTCTGATGTGTGCACTGCTGCAGGTCCAGGTCTCAGAGGGCTCTTCGGACCCCCCACACAAGGGCTCTTTCCTGCTTCAGAATGATGCCCCATCTCAAATGAGGCTCAGACAACAGTGCAGCTGGTGATTTGCAGGAGGATGGGTAGGGTTTGAAGTTGTGCATTTTGTTGCTACTGACTGTGTTATTTGCTATTCCTTGAGGCTGTAAATACCTAAATTCTAACAGCTCTGAGGAAGCTGGGTGAAGTCGGCTGCTGATTCCTTTCGCTCTTTCCATAGGACAATCAAGTATTTCCAGTTTAAAACCAAATCCAGACTGTGCTTATGAGACCTATATaaaactgctctgaaatgaGTAGTTCTAAATCCCTCAAATTCTGATAGGAGATATTAAGAGCTCTTTTAAGCTTCATATAAGTATTTCTATGAGCtgcttataaaaatatattttcatgttgAAAGAAAATGGGAGAAAGTACAAGACTAATTTTGGAATTCACAACTAGTGATTAGCCAACTCCAGAAGTACTAAAAATTGGCACTGAAAATTAAACTGCACAGCTAAAAAAGCAACTGTTTTGACCAAACAGCCAGCACTGTCCCTAACCATTACAATTTTCTGTTTCCCTAATGGTATTAGAACAGAGTTGATGTGTTGTTCTTTTTAAACATATTCGGGGAATTGAATTGGAAAAACAGATCTAATTTTACTgcaataatatttaaaaaaaagaaaacgtGAACATTTGTGCATTTCTTCCCTGTGTACCCAGTCATGCAGGAAATCAGCCTCTCATGTGTTTCTGCTGTTGTGTTTTGTAGATCGATGAAGACCCCAGTCTCATTCCCGAAGCCACTCAAGGAGGTACTTACAACTTCGACCCAACGGCCAACCTTCAAacaaaagaatttaatttttaagttcaAAAAAAGTGCAGCTTCTCTTGTCCCACACCAGTACGAAGCACCACCAGATGGCTACCAAGTGAAGAAACAAAAGGCTCCAAGACACACATGCCTCTTCGTTTTGATGCTTCTAAAGCAAGCCATGTATTGGTCACTTTGCAGTTGCCAAACATCACTATCACATGGACTGTAAATGCATATGCATGATCTCTTAAACTGTTTCAGAATTCTTTTTAACAGTCCCAACTacctttttttgcctttttcctggTGCCACATGCTGACAACCGCAATCTGCAGTTTTGTTAAGAATATTCCATAGTGGTGGCACATTGGCTTTCCACGGAAAAGTAGCTTCTTTGGAAAATGGTGCGCTGTGGATCAAGACACTTTGGTATGATGCATACATTTTGGAAGACTTTACAGGGGCCCAGTTTGCTCTGGGCCTCCATCATCGTCCTCCACAAACATATTTTCATAAACTTTATGTGGAAGAATAGATTCAAAAATGCAAGCCAAATGAATTTCATTggtgaaactgaaataaaagtaaCTTATAAAAACACAACACTTGGCAATTGATTAAACACttaagtttaaaacaaacaaaaaaactactTCAGCTATGAGTAATTGATGTGTGTTCATTAACTGCCTCAGAAACCAGGGTTGGAGAATGAACTGTAGATTTGGACTGGTAAAGCTTTTGCCATTATACCTAATTTTTGAGAACAGCGAGCCCTATTTGACCACTCACTTCAGCCTGTGTGTTCCTGCTGTTTTGAAGTAATCAAATGCTGTGCATGGTATTTTACCTGAGCTACAACCTGTTATGGACTTGAACTTCTGTTTAAGCTGAAAGCAAGAGTCCCAgactgtagagaaaaaaaaaaaaaaaaatctgtccaaaAAATGTATTAGTTAAAAAGAATCTTGCTTTCAACTTTCAGTAGTCAAtatcttctgttttaaattgaTAATTGGATATGGTTGATTTATATTGGGTTTAAACTGTGGAGCTTTCATGTTTACTGTAATTTAGTCTTAAACTATTTTTTACTTAGTAACCAGTGCTTATGATGATGTGGTTGGCAACAAACCAGCAACTACTTAGAAGCGTCATAAAAGCTTCATTCTTGGAGTATTGGAAGAATAATTCACAAGTTAGTCTCAAATCTTATTCATGTGATTAAAACCATACAAACTGGTTGATGTGTGAGGCTGTATCGAAGCTGCCGTTACTCAGCGTAAACCTGATGTGCAGCGCACATTAAATAACTTTACATAAGGTATGTGAAGTCATTGCTTTTGGAAAATCGCCTGACCCAGTCAGTTTCAAAGGGATTTTGGTATTGCTGGGGCGAAGATcagtaattttgaaattctgtAAGCTATCACACAAactggttttgttgctgttgtttacTGGGTGTAATTTCCCAATGCATTGATGTGAAGGGATAGAAAAATCTAAACTAATTTAGTTATTGGATGTGGGTTGTATTTACTGTGATGAAGATAAGGACAGATGCCATCAGAGCTTTGTGGATCAGCTGTTTTTCCACTGATGAACAACACATAGCAGGTGTGCATTCATTAAATATATATCTGCCAAGGTGGAGCCACTTTAAAGAGTGAGTTGTCTTGTATCTCAGCTGGATACAAGCGTATGTTTAAACTGCAAGATTTTTACTTGCTAGATAATCTGTTTTAATATAGTGGTTTGGCCTCTGATTATTTATAGGTTTTATAAATTTTAGAATCAATTTCTCTTTAAGGTGGCTCAGATTTTTCAACTCTTGTGCACATAAAATTGAGTTGAAGTTCATtgtgccttttttcttttcccagaagtTGAGTTGAAGCTTCATATGGTAACTGCATCCTATTCACACACTATAGTCTAAAATCTTGAAACTGTGTGGTGTTCGCTAAAAAACTAAACAATAAAAAGTCAAAGTTAGGTAAGGTCACAAAGTTTTTGTGAAATTAGAGTTCCAGCAGATGTCATTGTGAACAAATATTTCCCCCCTTCTAATTCAGTCTAGTCTCCTGTATGCCATATAGACTGATGCATACCCACTTCAGCCTACACTCACTGTTATTCTGGAGATTACTTACAAATTGATACTGAAGCAACAGTTTTCCTCTGCCGTAAAGATTCAATCCTTTTCTTGCACTCGATGCATTACAATAAAAGTGAACATCAGAGAACTGGGTAAGGCAGGACAAAGCCCTTGCTCAGTTCTTTCTGCTGTGACCTTATCAGCTTTTGATTGGGATTGCACCATTTCATAGTTAATAAAGGAAACAAAGTATATTGCTGCACTTTTACGTTTTCAGAACAGTGTTTAAAATtgcattgtttttattatttttttaaactatcagTTAAAATAGACTAAAACGTTCTTTCAAAGAGGCATCTAAATGTGTTCCTAATTTTGTATATGGGCTTAGGTTTTGTAACCAATAAAAAGCTGCTATCAAATACTATAAAACATTCAAGAACTTATTTTGAAGGTTATGGAACTGCTTAGTCTTCATGGATTGACTTAGGGGTTTTTGTCTTTGACTAGATATTAGTTAGCAGAACTCCGCATCGAAGTTTGAAGTCTGTTACAAGTATGAATAAAGTAAGCTAATGCAGTCATCTCTGAAACTTTGGATACGGAGTTTTATGCTTTGTATGGAGATGTTTCCCAGGTGTGTACAAGGGGCTGTGGTAAGTGGGCTGCAGCTGTTCCATGTAATTATTGAAACAGCGACTTCAGTTCAAAGGGTTGAAGGTGGACCAAGAGTGTCAAGGAACTTGCACAGTTGTCTTCTACCTCCAGACACATCCTTTCCTGTTCCCAGTGCGAGGCTGAGTGCTGATTCAGCATTCATTTAAACTCAGGATGCTGCACAAGGGgggcccagctcctgcccagtgTGGGTTGGGAGGGAGTGTGCACCAAAACTGGCCTTGGGCCAGGCAGCCTTTCATGGCCAATATCCCTCCCCCTGGTGCAAGTGACCCCATTGGGGTGCTGCCTGGGGACAGCTTGGACCTGTCAGAGACTTGCATTGTTCAGCAGCCTCCTAATTAGTACAGTCCTGCTTTGATTACAAGACAGCACCAGTGGAAGGAGACCACTTGAACTGTTTGAAAGGTGCCTGTAACTCTGCAGCTGTGGCTTTGCCATCCTTTCTCTGCATCAGCTGGCTGAGCCACCCGTAGAAACCCCTCTCCCCATGGCTGGGAGAAGGAGATGAGCTTCCAGCGCTGCATTTAAGTCTTTACAAATGCTCATCCATGGGGATATAAAAGGCAAAGATTCCATAAGAACCTAATTCCAATTTCCAGAAGCTGTTTAGTCCCTTTGCTTCCTTCAGCTTATAGTTGACAAACTGAACTGTGTTGGGTTTTTGCAACTTGTTAATCGTCCTCTACATTGTACCTGGGGGACTTGAAAGACGCTACTGTGGAATAAATAATGCATTAAGACATGTCTAGTTTAGAAAGAGTAAAAGCTCGATGATATCTTAATGTTCCCCATATTTGTAAAAGTACAGACACTTccattttgtttgcttgatCTGCTAAACGGAGAAATGAGTAAGCGCCACTGACAGGcacttttttggggtttttttgtttgtttgtttgtttgtttttgttttttttttttgcatctcaGTGGGCTCAGCGATAGTTGAGGCCCACTTTGTTATTCTGCTCTTCTCTAATGCCCTCTAGATTCTGAATGTCTTTCAAACTAGTCCTTTCCACCAAATGCAGTGTGTTGTGTTCCTTCTATTTTGTTGCATAAAAGTGCTCCTTTTTGTGGCATAATTACGCTTGTATTCAAACATATGTAGGACAACAAATTATGCCAAGCCATTAGGAAGCccttttcaggaagaaaaggaaaaaaacccaatcagtAGAAAACTGTGGGCTCCAACAAGCAAAGCCTTGGGACATTTTGCTGCAGGGGGTTGTTGTGATTGTCACTGTCACCTTGACAGCTGCCTGAGCTGCACAGGTCTTTTTCAGGCTGCGACATTACTTGAGGCTGCTCAGAAAAACTGCCTCGTGTCAAGATGCAGAGTTAGGAGCTAGAGCAGCTTtctgcttccctgctcctggtttGTGTGTGCATCATCCTGCCTCAGAAACTGTAATGGGCAGgtctgctttgtgctgctggcATGGCCCTGgagctctccagctgctgctacAGGCACACGAGCAGCTTCATCTTCAAATGCACTCAGGGTGCAGCTTTTTGAGCAGCAACCCAGTTTTTAAAGGTACACAAGAGCTGTTCTTTTCCCAACCTCGGTTGTAAGGTTTTAATGGTGGAAAGATCGCAACCTTGTGTATCACATCTACGAATGTTAATAACATGgttcttttgctttaaaatgaagGTTGGAGCCTTTAGGCTGCTCTCTGCCTTCATCTATAGCAGTAGAATAGGTGAATGTCACCACAAAACCTCTGAGGAAAAATGGCAAGTTTGAAGGATTTAGATACCCTGCAGGGAGACTCTTCCCTGGATGCAGTGGggaagctgcaggaggaagtTCGTTGTCCATTTGCTCTGGAGCTCCATTAAATAGGctccagggacacacagaggtGTGGAAGTTACCCTTACCTAAGTAAGGTCTTACTCTTTCCTAAGTAGGGTCCTGTGGAAAACTggtggttggatttttttaatgtgctgaaATGAAGCGTAAGGGAGCTCATGTCTGCATCTGCTATTTGCAGGCTGATCATCTTTAGTGGCTTTATTTGCTCGTTTTTAACCTTAATTCATGGAGCCAGATGATCGCCCATATGAAAGGTTTGTACACAAAAGAGGGAGgatgaaactgaaatatttttccagtggGCTTCAGCAAGTTCAGTTCTAGGTTTGTGCAGAGAAATGCTATcgggaagctgcagctcttgcCCTGAGATTAGACCCATCGATGTTTCTATCTGTTTGTTGCAGTTTGCAGCTGGTTTCCCCTGCATTTCATACTTTAATATCCTGGTAGAGCTCCCTGAAATCTGCATACTGCCTGCGTGTTATAACATTGAAAACAAGGGATACATTCCTTCTGTTCTTACCATGGTGATCCCAGCTTGCAGGAAGTCTGGCACAGTAATTGTGACAGTATTTATTTGACATTGGTTCCTAGGAGTGGTTTGCCTGGTCTTAGGTTTTGTCATGTTAACACAGCAGCACATAAATCCCAGGAAGTGATTGGTGTAGAGGGAGCACTTGGACTTGTCAAATTCTCATGTTTCAGTCAAATATGtagaaaatttcaaagaaatgtgTTTACTGGTTTagaacaaatattaaaaataaaatttaaaaaaaaaaaaaaaaaaaaaaaggggaggcTAATCCCCCTAtctttttaatgtgtgtttgtTGCAACTGCTGCTAAAATCTTGCATCTCATATGGAAAAATTTCTGTCCAAAGGGCTTATTTGTGAACACTTACAGGGAGCTGGATGTGCCAGATACTTAGTGATAACACTTCCAGCTCTGTAATCTCAGTCTCAGATTCTCAGatttcagggctgtgctgaaaTATTTAACCCTTTGTTGAGAAAAAGGCCCAGTCCAAGGGGAGTAATTAACAAGGCAACAccttgctcctgcagcagcagtgtgttCCTTTCTCCATGCTATCGAACTGCTGGGGTTTGAAATGCAACCTCAttgtcagcagcacagggccAGGTGTTTGCACTGAGCTTTGTGTGGCTGTCGGTATCCAGGGAGGTGTTTTTATGTGAACTCAACCAGAGGTCTGTtcttgaaatattaaaaactgatggaaaagggaggaaatcaCTTCTTGTGAAGGTCAccattttctctgtatttgaTATTTTAGTCAACATCTAAACTCTTGAATTTTT is a window encoding:
- the KPNA3 gene encoding importin subunit alpha-4 isoform X2; the encoded protein is MRRHRNEVTIELRKNKRDEHLLKKRNVPQEESLEDSDVDADFKAQNVTLEAILQNATSDNPVIQLSAVQAARKLLSSDRNPPIDDLIKSGILPILVKCLERDDNPSLQFEAAWALTNIASGTSAQTQAVVQSNAVPLFLRLLHSPHQNVCEQAVWALGNIIGDGPQCRDYVISLGVVKPLLSFINPSIPITFLRNVTWVIVNLCRNKDPPPPMETVQEILPALCVLIYHTDINILVDTVWALSYLTDGGNEQIQMVIDSGVVPFLVPLLSHQEVKVQTAALRAVGNIVTGTDEQTQVVLNCDVLSYFPHLLTHPKEKINKEAVWFLSNITAGNQQQVQAVIDAGLIPMIIHQLAKGDFGTQKEAAWAISNLTISGRKDQVEYLVQQNVIPPFCNLLSVKDSQVVQVVLDGLKNILIMAGDEASTIAEIIEECGGLEKIEALQQHENEDIYKLAFEIIDQYFSGDDIDEDPSLIPEATQGGTYNFDPTANLQTKEFNF
- the KPNA3 gene encoding importin subunit alpha-4 isoform X1; the encoded protein is MAENAAATGLESHRIKSFKNKGRDAETMRRHRNEVTIELRKNKRDEHLLKKRNVPQEESLEDSDVDADFKAQNVTLEAILQNATSDNPVIQLSAVQAARKLLSSDRNPPIDDLIKSGILPILVKCLERDDNPSLQFEAAWALTNIASGTSAQTQAVVQSNAVPLFLRLLHSPHQNVCEQAVWALGNIIGDGPQCRDYVISLGVVKPLLSFINPSIPITFLRNVTWVIVNLCRNKDPPPPMETVQEILPALCVLIYHTDINILVDTVWALSYLTDGGNEQIQMVIDSGVVPFLVPLLSHQEVKVQTAALRAVGNIVTGTDEQTQVVLNCDVLSYFPHLLTHPKEKINKEAVWFLSNITAGNQQQVQAVIDAGLIPMIIHQLAKGDFGTQKEAAWAISNLTISGRKDQVEYLVQQNVIPPFCNLLSVKDSQVVQVVLDGLKNILIMAGDEASTIAEIIEECGGLEKIEALQQHENEDIYKLAFEIIDQYFSGDDIDEDPSLIPEATQGGTYNFDPTANLQTKEFNF